The proteins below are encoded in one region of Malaclemys terrapin pileata isolate rMalTer1 chromosome 20, rMalTer1.hap1, whole genome shotgun sequence:
- the IZUMO3 gene encoding izumo sperm-egg fusion protein 3 produces the protein MSCSLLLLLLLLRPRGAGGCLHCDRPFLRGLGVLLGEAVPSEVPNRDALIQRQVQAFEHLYSTHLPEKHHRVLDVRGMLAVKTALSSWLRALKETPWKGVHLLQLTLAQHRDSLRTRLREAMESFADLACSEDCTVTEGPVLDCWTCLRINTQCFDGELCGEEDPRDAERKEITLYLFLVCQSVLLASAALL, from the exons ATGtcctgctccctcctgctcctcctgctgctgctgcgccCCCGGGGGGCGGGCGGCTGCCTGCACTGCGACCGGCCCTTCctgcgggggctgggggtgctgctgggggaggcGGTGCCCTCTGAAGTGCCCAACCGGGATGCCCTAATTCAGCGCCAGGTCCAGGCCTTTGAGCACCTCTACAGCACCCACCTGCCAGAGAAACACCACCGGGTGCTGG ATGTCCGCGGGATGCTGGCTGTGAAAACTGCTCTGAGCAGCTGGCTGAGGGCTCTCAAGGAGACACCTTGGAaag GGGTTCACCTGCTGCAGCTGACGCTGGCCCAGCACCGCGACTCCCTGCGAACCCGCCTCCGGGAGGCCATGGAGAGCTTCGCCGACTTGG CCTGCTCCGAGGACTGCA CGGTTACAGAGGGACCAGTTCTCGACTGCTGGACCTGCCTTCGCATCAATACCCAGTGCTTCGACGGGGAGCTCTGCGGAG AGGAGGACCCGCGGGATGCAGAGAGGAAGGAAATCACCCTCTATCTCTTCCTGGTCTGCCAGTCCGTGCTGCTGGCCTCGGCCGCCCTGCTGTGA